In the genome of Candidatus Hydrogenedentota bacterium, one region contains:
- a CDS encoding IMP cyclohydrolase, translating to MAEPDLKKMYRTKTTGDFPERIEVLGRAYEKAEDLRYGTNPHQPAAFYRPVEKQGLVLGRYEMLKTGKSGLSQTNLEDIHHAVGILKYMPRAACAVMKHCNPSGVAIRVGDQALADVYLRARDADAQAAFGGVVVFNVEVDLATAEAIMQTIIEGVAAPAFSAEALAAFNDFDRFKRNKDIRVVRLPDFSKLPKYLEDGTDVLEMKVFDDGSVVLAKPYLSRIRTAADFVPAYNEHAKKGRIDIARAATERELDDLLFAWHINIHVRSNGVVIVRNGQTLAVGTGEQDRVGAVQQAIHKAKTKYKGGESLDGAVMASDGFFPFRDAVDAATREGVSAIVQPGGSVNDYEAIEACNEAGAAMVFSMERCFSHH from the coding sequence ATGGCCGAACCCGATCTCAAGAAGATGTACCGAACGAAGACGACGGGCGATTTCCCGGAGCGCATCGAGGTGCTCGGGCGCGCCTACGAGAAGGCCGAGGACCTGCGCTACGGCACGAACCCGCATCAGCCCGCCGCGTTCTACCGGCCCGTGGAGAAACAGGGCCTTGTACTGGGCCGCTATGAGATGCTGAAGACCGGCAAGAGCGGCCTGTCGCAGACAAACCTCGAAGACATCCACCACGCGGTGGGCATCCTGAAATACATGCCGCGCGCCGCGTGCGCCGTGATGAAGCACTGCAACCCCTCGGGCGTTGCGATTCGCGTGGGCGATCAGGCGCTGGCGGATGTCTATCTGCGCGCGCGCGACGCGGACGCGCAGGCGGCGTTCGGCGGCGTGGTTGTGTTCAATGTCGAGGTCGACCTGGCGACAGCCGAAGCGATCATGCAGACGATCATCGAGGGCGTGGCCGCGCCGGCGTTCAGCGCCGAGGCCTTGGCTGCTTTCAACGATTTCGACCGCTTCAAGCGCAACAAGGATATCCGCGTCGTGCGGCTGCCGGATTTCTCGAAGCTGCCGAAGTACCTCGAAGACGGCACGGACGTGCTCGAAATGAAGGTGTTCGACGACGGCAGCGTCGTGTTGGCAAAGCCCTACCTGTCACGCATCAGGACGGCGGCGGATTTCGTGCCCGCGTACAATGAGCATGCGAAGAAGGGGCGGATCGACATTGCGCGCGCGGCCACCGAGCGCGAATTGGACGACCTGCTCTTCGCGTGGCACATCAACATCCACGTGCGCTCGAACGGGGTCGTTATTGTGCGCAACGGGCAGACGCTCGCCGTCGGCACGGGCGAACAGGACCGCGTCGGCGCGGTGCAGCAGGCGATCCACAAGGCGAAAACGAAATACAAGGGCGGGGAATCGCTCGATGGCGCGGTGATGGCGTCGGACGGCTTCTTCCCGTTCCGCGACGCGGTGGACGCGGCGACGCGCGAGGGCGTGAGCGCGATTGTGCAGCCGGGC
- a CDS encoding prepilin-type N-terminal cleavage/methylation domain-containing protein, with the protein MTKRKGFTLIELLVVIAIIGILAAILLPALARARESARRASCQNNLKEWGLVFKMYSNEDPGERFPPIQIGAWPDENGNLEGAIDVGPSVVAIYPEYLNDPMIAFCPSDAELGQNIEDAQYDDGDWCFGYMRSDGGECARAVDMSYGYLGWALDQTDYDDPKVTFSSLPIISVLTMAGVDISGVDLSVLVSTQFGLLLSNVLTLANLAPFLGTNPPSGAMEAADGDVTVGAPNGNGGGETIYRLREGIERFLITDINNPAATAQAQSTVYIMFDQLATNASAYNHVPGGANVLYMDGHVDFLRYIRQGQGPSNEPMAVLAGLLTSF; encoded by the coding sequence ATGACGAAGCGAAAAGGATTCACACTCATCGAACTGCTGGTCGTCATTGCCATCATCGGCATCTTGGCGGCCATCCTGCTCCCGGCGCTGGCGCGCGCGCGCGAATCGGCGCGGCGCGCAAGCTGCCAGAACAACCTGAAGGAATGGGGCCTCGTCTTCAAGATGTACTCGAACGAAGACCCCGGCGAACGGTTTCCCCCGATTCAAATCGGCGCATGGCCGGATGAGAACGGGAACCTGGAAGGCGCGATAGATGTCGGACCGAGCGTTGTGGCCATCTATCCGGAATATCTGAATGATCCGATGATCGCCTTCTGTCCGTCCGACGCGGAACTCGGCCAGAACATCGAAGACGCGCAGTACGACGACGGCGATTGGTGTTTCGGCTACATGCGCAGCGACGGCGGCGAGTGCGCACGCGCGGTGGACATGAGCTATGGCTACCTCGGTTGGGCGCTGGACCAGACCGACTATGATGACCCGAAGGTCACGTTCTCGAGTCTGCCCATCATATCCGTCCTGACGATGGCGGGTGTGGACATTTCCGGCGTCGACCTGAGCGTGCTCGTGTCCACCCAGTTTGGGTTGCTGCTGTCGAACGTGCTCACTCTGGCGAACCTGGCGCCATTTCTGGGGACGAATCCGCCGTCCGGCGCGATGGAAGCCGCCGATGGCGACGTAACCGTTGGCGCGCCGAACGGCAACGGCGGCGGCGAGACGATATACCGCCTGCGTGAAGGCATCGAGCGGTTCTTGATCACGGACATCAACAACCCCGCGGCGACGGCCCAGGCGCAGAGCACCGTCTACATCATGTTCGACCAGCTGGCGACGAACGCCTCGGCATACAACCACGTCCCTGGCGGCGCGAATGTGCTGTACATGGACGGTCACGTGGACTTCCTGCGTTACATTCGTCAAGGTCAGGGCCCGTCGAATGAACCGATGGCTGTGCTGGCCGGCTTGCTGACCAGCTTCTAG
- a CDS encoding LacI family DNA-binding transcriptional regulator, whose protein sequence is MSVSPVKWTLRELAEACGVSAKTVSLVLNGRPGVSAETRARVLKLVNEVGYHPQTGPHLMPGADLRSVGVTLPAPLDTVPLSQGFFLWLYEELYRVFGSHGYYVTFDINPYAASLSGDYARGVWEQVFRACILAGPLAVNDTTVQRIHETGIPYLAMGRLDGLPDLSFATVDYDEGTYLSVRLLIERGHKRIGMLKAFSGYTPGAERVRGYRRALEEAGLPFEETLIRAVDFQARNIANMVHRILDDDEVTALIDCSGTEDAQALREGARRAGRTPGKDFEVIVWTYVNDAAVLSEACAHLWLPVREAAADGLEQLAAWIEGEQEGPIQVLYSPTLYATAAKGEISKPRRLFETLD, encoded by the coding sequence GTGTCTGTTTCGCCGGTAAAGTGGACCTTGCGCGAGCTCGCGGAAGCTTGCGGCGTTTCGGCCAAGACGGTCAGTCTCGTGCTGAACGGGCGGCCGGGTGTCAGCGCGGAAACCCGGGCGCGCGTGCTGAAACTGGTCAACGAGGTGGGCTACCACCCGCAGACCGGGCCGCATCTGATGCCCGGCGCGGACCTGCGCTCGGTCGGGGTGACGCTGCCCGCGCCGCTGGATACGGTGCCCCTGAGTCAAGGGTTCTTCCTGTGGCTGTATGAGGAGCTCTACCGCGTTTTTGGCTCTCACGGCTACTACGTGACCTTCGACATCAACCCGTATGCGGCGAGTCTTTCCGGCGACTACGCGCGGGGCGTGTGGGAGCAGGTCTTCCGGGCATGCATCCTGGCGGGGCCGCTCGCCGTAAACGATACGACCGTGCAGCGAATTCACGAGACGGGCATTCCCTATCTCGCGATGGGCCGCCTCGACGGGCTGCCCGACCTCAGTTTTGCCACGGTGGACTACGACGAGGGGACATACCTGAGCGTGCGGCTTCTCATCGAGCGCGGCCACAAACGGATCGGCATGTTAAAGGCGTTCTCGGGGTACACGCCGGGCGCCGAGCGCGTGCGGGGCTACCGTCGCGCCCTCGAGGAAGCCGGCCTGCCCTTCGAGGAAACCCTCATCCGCGCGGTGGATTTCCAGGCGCGCAATATCGCGAACATGGTCCATCGGATTCTCGATGACGACGAGGTGACCGCGCTGATCGATTGCAGCGGCACGGAAGACGCGCAGGCCTTGCGCGAGGGTGCCCGGCGCGCCGGCCGCACGCCCGGAAAGGACTTCGAGGTCATTGTCTGGACCTACGTCAACGACGCGGCGGTGTTGTCCGAGGCGTGCGCGCATCTGTGGCTGCCCGTGCGCGAGGCCGCCGCGGACGGGCTGGAACAACTCGCCGCGTGGATCGAGGGCGAGCAGGAAGGGCCCATCCAGGTGCTCTACTCTCCCACGCTGTATGCCACCGCCGCCAAGGGCGAGATCTCGAAGCCGCGCCGTCTGTTCGAAACGCTTGATTGA
- the floA gene encoding flotillin-like protein FloA (flotillin-like protein involved in membrane lipid rafts): MENPILLIVLVVLGVFGLIFLVVLFSFFRLWLRAWLSGAHVGLWRLVGMSLRRVNAAVIVDSRIMAVKAGINLMTDELEAHYLAGGNVVRVVQALIAASKANIELNFQRATAIDLAGRDVLDAVQTSVRPKVIDCPDPTKGAAMVAAVAMDGIQLLARARVTVRTNIQRLVGGATEETIIARVGEGIVTTIGSAESHKKVLENPDSISRVVLDRGLDAGTAFEILSIDIADVDVGENIGAQLQIKQAEADKQIAQARAEERRAMALAREAEMKAQVVEMRARVVEAEAEIPRAISEAFRSGNLGIMDYYRLKNVMADTDMRDSIAKMGTPGQHEERRPE, translated from the coding sequence ATGGAAAACCCAATCCTGCTCATCGTGCTTGTCGTGCTGGGAGTATTCGGCCTCATTTTCCTGGTCGTGCTCTTCAGCTTTTTCCGCCTGTGGCTGCGGGCGTGGCTGTCGGGCGCGCACGTGGGGCTCTGGCGGCTGGTGGGCATGTCGCTGCGGCGCGTGAACGCCGCCGTCATCGTGGACAGCCGGATCATGGCGGTGAAGGCGGGCATCAATCTGATGACGGACGAACTCGAGGCGCACTACCTCGCGGGCGGCAACGTGGTGCGCGTGGTGCAAGCGCTGATCGCCGCGAGCAAGGCGAATATCGAGCTGAATTTCCAGCGCGCTACGGCCATTGACCTCGCCGGGCGCGACGTGCTCGACGCCGTGCAGACCTCGGTGCGGCCCAAGGTGATCGATTGCCCCGACCCGACCAAGGGGGCGGCCATGGTGGCCGCGGTGGCCATGGACGGCATCCAGTTGCTTGCGCGGGCGCGCGTGACGGTGCGCACGAACATCCAGCGGCTCGTCGGCGGCGCCACGGAAGAAACCATCATCGCGCGCGTGGGCGAGGGCATTGTGACGACCATCGGTTCCGCCGAATCGCACAAGAAAGTGCTCGAGAACCCGGACTCGATTTCGCGGGTGGTGCTCGATCGCGGCCTGGACGCCGGAACGGCCTTCGAGATTCTGTCCATCGACATCGCGGACGTGGACGTGGGCGAGAATATCGGCGCGCAACTGCAGATCAAGCAGGCGGAAGCGGACAAGCAGATCGCCCAGGCGCGCGCGGAGGAACGCCGTGCCATGGCCCTCGCGCGCGAAGCGGAAATGAAGGCGCAGGTCGTCGAAATGCGCGCGCGCGTGGTCGAGGCTGAAGCGGAAATCCCGCGGGCCATTTCCGAGGCGTTCCGCAGCGGGAATCTCGGCATCATGGACTACTACCGGCTGAAGAACGTGATGGCCGATACCGACATGCGCGACTCGATCGCGAAGATGGGCACGCCCGGGCAGCATGAAGAGCGGCGCCCGGAATAG
- a CDS encoding ATP-dependent Clp protease proteolytic subunit, with the protein MQRVFLILGALSLLGQAGLDNTGALPPEAPPEAGEFVVLCPIEDEIDDGVAVVVERAVREASDANAIIFLMNTPGGRVDSAIDITEHIMKARCKTVVFVRSMGAISAGALISFACDEIVMAPATNIGAALPFAPGMEPNEDLDEKSRSFVRAKFRALAEAKGHNPLLGEAMVDPDVVLYGYRGADGRYVVEKDTRPDAGEDGADAGPPPGLPPEARLISPQGKLLTLTAEEALEYGLIEAKARDEEDVLRHFGWAELRRVPISPTWAEALFGFLTSPMISGLLLMCGIGGLYFEVKTPGFGLPGIIGLSCLALFFGSQFVIGLADWLDVLLVLAGVILIGIEIFVLPGFGAAGVAGIACLFAGLYLSLTRVPVPEYSWDFIRLSDAVTTLATTAIALTVIILLSWYYLPRTRVLNWLVLEQVEAAHSGYTVQAPQETVGLTGMRGVAVSMLRPAGRARFGDKTLDVMTRGEFIDKGRPVAIIMAEGNRIVVTEEQENTG; encoded by the coding sequence ATGCAGCGTGTTTTTCTGATACTGGGCGCCCTTTCGCTCCTGGGGCAGGCGGGTCTTGACAACACGGGCGCTCTGCCGCCCGAGGCGCCGCCCGAGGCCGGGGAATTCGTCGTTCTCTGCCCTATCGAAGACGAGATTGACGATGGCGTGGCCGTGGTGGTCGAGCGCGCGGTGCGCGAGGCGTCGGACGCGAACGCGATCATCTTCTTGATGAATACGCCGGGCGGACGCGTCGACTCGGCCATCGATATTACGGAACACATCATGAAAGCGCGCTGCAAGACGGTGGTGTTTGTGCGCAGCATGGGCGCGATTTCCGCGGGCGCGCTGATCAGTTTCGCGTGCGACGAGATTGTCATGGCTCCCGCGACGAATATCGGGGCGGCGCTGCCGTTTGCGCCGGGCATGGAGCCGAATGAGGACCTCGACGAGAAGTCGCGCTCGTTTGTGCGCGCGAAATTCCGGGCGCTGGCCGAGGCCAAGGGGCATAACCCGCTGCTGGGCGAGGCCATGGTGGACCCGGACGTGGTGCTTTATGGCTACCGCGGCGCGGACGGGCGCTATGTGGTGGAAAAGGACACGCGGCCGGACGCCGGCGAGGACGGGGCGGACGCAGGCCCGCCGCCGGGCCTGCCGCCGGAGGCAAGACTCATCTCGCCACAGGGCAAACTGCTGACGCTAACGGCGGAAGAGGCGCTCGAATACGGGCTGATCGAGGCCAAAGCGCGCGATGAGGAGGACGTGCTCCGGCATTTCGGATGGGCCGAACTGCGGCGCGTGCCGATTTCGCCGACGTGGGCGGAGGCGTTGTTCGGGTTCCTCACGAGCCCCATGATTTCGGGCTTGCTGCTCATGTGCGGGATAGGCGGACTCTACTTCGAGGTGAAAACGCCCGGGTTCGGCCTGCCGGGCATTATCGGGCTCAGCTGCCTGGCTCTGTTCTTCGGGTCGCAATTCGTGATTGGACTGGCGGACTGGCTCGACGTGCTGCTGGTGCTTGCCGGCGTCATCCTGATTGGCATCGAGATATTCGTGCTGCCCGGGTTTGGCGCGGCGGGCGTCGCAGGCATTGCGTGCCTGTTTGCCGGGCTGTATCTGTCGCTGACGCGCGTGCCTGTGCCCGAGTACAGTTGGGATTTTATCCGGTTGAGCGATGCCGTGACGACGCTGGCGACTACGGCCATTGCGTTGACCGTGATCATTCTGCTCTCCTGGTACTATCTGCCCCGCACGCGGGTGTTGAATTGGCTTGTCCTGGAGCAGGTGGAAGCGGCGCATTCCGGGTATACGGTGCAGGCGCCGCAGGAGACGGTCGGACTCACGGGAATGCGCGGCGTTGCCGTCTCGATGCTGCGCCCGGCCGGGCGCGCCCGGTTCGGCGACAAGACGCTGGACGTGATGACCCGGGGCGAATTCATAGACAAGGGCAGGCCCGTCGCGATCATCATGGCGGAAGGAAACCGGATTGTGGTTACGGAGGAGCAGGAGAACACAGGCTGA
- a CDS encoding trypsin-like peptidase domain-containing protein: protein MRTCLMLLAVLAGASAAAEFADYVYVPPVKAEIDAVSSAVVQTWLAQPGPRYVFDTFAGQNDALKASNADGPPLCVADGFALDLDEAALFDEAIDDNGARVFTVTITSLDAVAVRLLADISQLQDGDELWVVAPGAARAFGPFTAADAAGGGRWLNTIFGDTAVLAVRTPYDTPPPLTVLGLSHFFVDAAKGVLYPCPVEADCVSDTVFQEISTGIGMLYIPYKGYKQAQCSGALLHNPDTAENEGLVLTANHCFPSGSVNAAGIEVVWDYRAAACDGSGVQDPDTAPRSTGQEVLARDDVYDGAFFSVQSVPVGARGRAWLGWDTREPAFNDPVAGCHHPMGAPMKSCFGTVTEVNVSTFLGESQTEVHWDEGITEQGSSGSPLMFSTLNYRVFGMLSNGPAHDCYNPPQNRDNFSSFRHFFPEIQCYLLAGRECAEGPDRHGWCPAKAAFRGNPEALAALRAFRDKALAPTGIGRSLVAAYYRNAPRLAALVTASPRARGLFMASARPFVALGRMME, encoded by the coding sequence ATGAGAACATGCCTGATGCTGCTGGCGGTCCTGGCCGGCGCGAGCGCCGCGGCTGAATTCGCGGACTACGTGTACGTGCCGCCCGTCAAGGCGGAAATTGACGCCGTTTCGAGCGCCGTGGTGCAGACCTGGCTCGCGCAGCCCGGCCCGCGCTACGTGTTCGACACTTTCGCGGGCCAGAACGATGCCCTGAAAGCCAGCAACGCGGACGGACCGCCGCTTTGCGTGGCGGATGGTTTCGCGCTGGACCTCGACGAAGCGGCGCTTTTTGACGAAGCCATCGACGACAACGGCGCGCGCGTCTTCACCGTGACCATTACCTCGCTGGACGCCGTGGCGGTGCGTTTGCTCGCCGATATCAGCCAACTGCAGGACGGCGACGAACTCTGGGTCGTGGCGCCGGGCGCCGCGCGCGCCTTCGGTCCGTTCACGGCGGCGGACGCCGCCGGGGGCGGCCGCTGGCTGAACACCATCTTCGGGGACACGGCGGTATTGGCCGTCCGCACGCCGTACGACACGCCGCCGCCCCTGACCGTGCTGGGGCTCTCCCACTTCTTCGTGGACGCGGCCAAGGGCGTGCTCTACCCGTGCCCTGTCGAGGCGGACTGCGTCAGCGACACCGTTTTCCAGGAAATCTCGACGGGGATCGGCATGCTGTACATCCCGTACAAGGGGTACAAGCAGGCGCAATGCAGCGGCGCGCTGCTGCACAACCCCGACACGGCGGAGAACGAAGGCTTGGTCCTGACCGCGAACCACTGTTTCCCATCGGGCAGCGTGAATGCAGCCGGTATCGAAGTGGTCTGGGACTACCGGGCCGCGGCCTGCGACGGCAGCGGCGTGCAGGATCCGGACACCGCGCCGCGCAGCACCGGTCAGGAGGTGCTGGCGCGTGACGACGTTTACGACGGTGCCTTTTTCTCCGTTCAGTCCGTGCCGGTCGGGGCCCGCGGCCGCGCGTGGCTCGGCTGGGACACACGGGAGCCTGCGTTCAACGACCCGGTCGCGGGATGTCATCATCCGATGGGCGCGCCAATGAAGTCCTGTTTCGGCACCGTAACGGAAGTGAATGTCTCGACATTCCTTGGCGAGAGCCAGACGGAAGTGCACTGGGATGAGGGGATAACCGAGCAAGGCTCGTCCGGGTCGCCGCTGATGTTCTCGACGCTGAATTATCGCGTCTTTGGCATGCTCAGCAACGGCCCCGCGCATGACTGTTACAACCCGCCCCAGAACAGGGACAATTTCTCGTCTTTCCGCCACTTCTTCCCGGAGATTCAGTGTTATCTGCTCGCCGGACGCGAGTGCGCCGAAGGCCCGGACCGTCATGGCTGGTGCCCCGCCAAGGCTGCATTCCGCGGGAATCCCGAGGCGCTCGCGGCCCTGCGCGCGTTCCGGGACAAGGCCCTTGCCCCGACCGGGATAGGCCGCAGCCTTGTCGCCGCCTATTACCGGAATGCGCCCCGGCTTGCCGCGCTCGTAACCGCTTCGCCTCGCGCGCGCGGTTTGTTCATGGCTTCGGCGCGGCCTTTTGTCGCGTTGGGCCGCATGATGGAATAG
- a CDS encoding glucose 1-dehydrogenase produces MAMFGLTGKTALVTGASRGIGEAIAKALARQGAFLVLCSRKQEGVDAVAEAIRAEGGRALAIACHVGKQDQVDALFARVKAECGRLDVLVNNAATNPYFGPLITATEAAYDKTFEVNCKGYFLVAQRAARMMVEQGGGSIINIASIEGLSPSPMMGVYSMTKAAVIMLTKALARELGGSNVRCNCVCPGLTETYFSKVLIDTPEIHDHYLQRAPMGRHAQPEEIAGAVVYLASGAASYTTGAVITCDGGTAA; encoded by the coding sequence ATGGCGATGTTTGGTCTTACAGGCAAGACGGCGCTGGTGACGGGCGCAAGCCGCGGCATCGGCGAGGCAATCGCGAAGGCGCTGGCCCGGCAGGGCGCCTTCCTCGTGCTCTGTTCGCGCAAGCAGGAAGGCGTCGACGCCGTGGCGGAAGCGATCCGGGCCGAAGGCGGCCGGGCGCTCGCCATCGCCTGCCACGTGGGCAAGCAGGACCAGGTCGACGCGCTCTTCGCGCGGGTCAAGGCCGAGTGCGGCCGGCTCGACGTGCTCGTCAACAATGCGGCCACGAACCCCTACTTCGGCCCCCTTATCACGGCCACGGAAGCCGCCTACGACAAGACCTTCGAGGTCAACTGCAAAGGCTACTTTCTCGTGGCGCAGCGCGCCGCGCGGATGATGGTCGAGCAGGGCGGCGGCTCGATCATCAACATTGCGTCGATCGAGGGGCTCAGCCCGTCGCCGATGATGGGTGTCTATTCCATGACAAAGGCGGCCGTGATCATGCTGACCAAGGCGCTCGCGCGGGAATTGGGCGGCTCGAACGTCCGCTGCAACTGCGTCTGCCCCGGCCTGACCGAGACGTACTTCTCGAAGGTGCTCATCGACACGCCGGAAATCCACGATCATTACCTGCAGCGCGCGCCGATGGGCCGTCACGCGCAGCCCGAGGAAATCGCCGGCGCGGTTGTCTACCTGGCCTCCGGCGCCGCCAGCTACACCACCGGCGCCGTCATTACCTGCGACGGCGGCACGGCGGCCTGA
- a CDS encoding DUF1080 domain-containing protein, whose protein sequence is MRTVVGVLLAVAAAAVLVFLTLSWKAGPAPQGEPTPRPFGEGWIDLLDAAHAPQWKNLTDGRDIFEIRDGVLHIPGIWGTTLRYAGYTGERFSDFELHIEFKVSWRANSGVFLRVHPEDPVHRGFEVQVLDDHTQAPNKNGSGSVYDVVTPMFNMARPRGEWNSYDITVKGRQVTVTMNGWRVVDTDFAQMTMPIGKFDTPFAELPLEGLIALQDHGGEVWYRNILVRRL, encoded by the coding sequence ATGCGCACGGTTGTGGGTGTCTTGCTGGCTGTCGCCGCGGCCGCGGTGCTGGTGTTCCTGACGCTGTCCTGGAAGGCGGGGCCCGCGCCGCAGGGAGAGCCCACGCCCCGTCCTTTTGGCGAGGGCTGGATCGACCTGCTGGACGCGGCCCATGCGCCGCAGTGGAAGAACCTCACGGACGGCCGCGATATCTTCGAGATCCGCGACGGCGTCCTGCACATTCCGGGCATCTGGGGCACGACGCTGCGCTACGCCGGATACACGGGCGAACGCTTTTCCGATTTCGAACTGCACATCGAGTTCAAGGTCTCGTGGCGCGCGAACAGCGGCGTGTTCCTGCGCGTGCATCCGGAGGACCCGGTGCACCGCGGTTTCGAGGTGCAGGTGCTCGACGACCACACGCAGGCGCCGAACAAGAACGGCAGCGGCTCGGTCTACGATGTAGTAACGCCGATGTTCAACATGGCGCGGCCGCGCGGCGAATGGAATTCCTACGACATCACCGTCAAGGGACGCCAGGTGACCGTCACCATGAACGGCTGGAGAGTCGTTGACACGGATTTCGCGCAGATGACCATGCCGATCGGGAAATTCGACACGCCCTTCGCGGAGTTGCCGCTCGAGGGGCTGATAGCGCTGCAGGACCACGGCGGCGAGGTCTGGTACCGCAACATCCTCGTGCGCAGACTGTAG
- a CDS encoding peptidyl-prolyl cis-trans isomerase produces the protein MRVFARRFARCVALAGCGAALMFSPGCGWIADKDRIVVAELDGQPVTRGDLFRIIREMPDDERPQIRNRGDLLRVLNNYIDEEIKGPLAAGLDKQLDEAARELLRSQAREEVFRRYEDYNYREIYAMEVPPDDQATPAMQTYNITSRGLQNMKDLIDNNTEEVYRKLLGNLALGMRGRAAYEAGEIVVGQEAIDREYELHKTEYLTFEWMRFRAMRFPATPQGISASAEVRRRIDQGTPFETLFQEFAARGQQYVVESEIENNPALEKFRGFWENASGAAPGAVVGPVYLPSYTQQRIVGDQVASAEMPDAYLVLEVLDSRPARPMTLEEAKPALLVPLYTAAMMERLREEHGVRVYEDKLPEVSGVNE, from the coding sequence ATGCGGGTGTTTGCGCGGCGTTTTGCGCGGTGTGTGGCTCTTGCGGGATGCGGCGCCGCGCTGATGTTTTCGCCGGGATGCGGCTGGATCGCGGACAAGGACCGGATCGTCGTGGCGGAATTGGATGGCCAGCCGGTCACGCGGGGAGACCTCTTCCGCATCATTCGCGAGATGCCGGACGACGAGCGGCCGCAGATCCGGAACCGGGGCGACTTGCTGCGCGTGCTCAACAATTACATCGACGAGGAGATCAAGGGTCCGCTCGCGGCGGGATTGGACAAGCAGCTCGATGAGGCCGCGCGCGAACTGCTGCGCTCGCAGGCGCGCGAGGAGGTGTTCCGCCGTTACGAGGACTACAACTATCGCGAAATCTACGCGATGGAAGTGCCGCCGGACGACCAGGCCACGCCCGCGATGCAGACGTATAACATCACGTCGCGCGGGCTGCAGAATATGAAAGACCTCATTGACAACAACACGGAAGAAGTGTACCGGAAGCTGCTGGGCAACCTCGCGCTCGGCATGCGCGGCCGTGCGGCCTACGAGGCGGGCGAAATCGTAGTCGGGCAGGAAGCCATCGACCGCGAGTATGAACTGCACAAGACCGAGTATCTCACGTTCGAGTGGATGCGTTTCCGGGCCATGCGTTTCCCGGCCACGCCTCAGGGGATCAGCGCCAGCGCGGAAGTGCGGCGCCGCATCGACCAGGGGACGCCTTTTGAAACGCTTTTCCAGGAATTCGCGGCGCGGGGACAGCAATACGTGGTCGAGAGCGAAATCGAGAACAACCCCGCGCTCGAAAAATTCCGCGGGTTCTGGGAGAACGCGTCCGGCGCGGCGCCGGGCGCCGTGGTGGGGCCGGTCTATCTGCCTTCGTATACGCAGCAGCGGATCGTGGGCGACCAGGTGGCAAGCGCCGAAATGCCGGACGCGTATCTCGTGCTGGAAGTGCTCGATTCCCGACCGGCGCGGCCCATGACGCTCGAGGAAGCGAAGCCGGCGCTGCTGGTGCCGCTGTATACCGCCGCGATGATGGAGAGACTCCGGGAAGAGCACGGCGTCCGGGTCTACGAAGACAAGCTGCCGGAGGTGAGCGGAGTCAACGAGTGA
- a CDS encoding SRPBCC family protein, which yields MIRLLPMVLLVSSAVFAGPAEDLDGCLTPENLERLERGELVVYKKGGKDDDGVSRAFGRVVAIINRSKEDIWQLLVHDEEHVNFQPHLVSVERYTPGEGDVGLKQTVRVAFKTFVYHIIEDHDEAAGVIAWRLDKSKENSIADTVGSWVVRPHGEGRCIVMYTISVDSGMAFPKFIENILFNRDLPDIVKSMKEYLEARKDDAARK from the coding sequence ATGATTCGACTCTTGCCCATGGTGCTTCTTGTATCGTCCGCCGTATTTGCGGGACCGGCGGAAGACTTGGACGGTTGTCTCACGCCGGAAAACCTGGAGCGGCTCGAGCGGGGCGAACTGGTCGTCTATAAGAAAGGCGGTAAGGACGACGACGGGGTTTCACGCGCATTCGGGCGCGTGGTCGCGATCATTAACCGGTCGAAAGAGGATATCTGGCAACTGCTCGTTCATGACGAAGAGCACGTCAATTTTCAGCCGCACTTGGTTTCCGTCGAGCGTTACACGCCCGGCGAAGGCGATGTAGGCCTCAAACAGACCGTTCGCGTCGCCTTCAAGACCTTCGTGTACCACATCATTGAGGACCACGACGAGGCGGCGGGCGTCATTGCGTGGCGGCTCGACAAATCCAAAGAGAACAGTATCGCCGACACCGTGGGGAGCTGGGTAGTCCGCCCGCATGGCGAGGGGCGCTGCATTGTGATGTACACCATCTCCGTGGATAGCGGCATGGCCTTCCCCAAATTCATTGAGAACATCCTTTTCAACCGGGACTTGCCCGATATCGTCAAGTCGATGAAGGAATACCTGGAGGCCCGCAAGGACGACGCAGCCCGGAAATAG